Proteins encoded in a region of the Dehalococcoidia bacterium genome:
- a CDS encoding redox-sensing transcriptional repressor Rex yields the protein MQQVEVPEVVVLRLPLYVRALTQLQREGTSVVSSQQLGERLQMTPAQIRKDLSYFGRFGKQGRGYSIEFLLEELRDILGLNGEWRACLIGVGRLGRAIINYTGFAPEGFTIVAAFDSSDVQVGASVGDLSVQPMSNLPRVVDELGISIGIVAVPAV from the coding sequence ATGCAGCAAGTAGAAGTTCCTGAAGTAGTTGTCCTTCGCCTTCCGCTGTACGTCAGAGCGCTCACACAGCTGCAGCGAGAGGGAACGTCAGTGGTGAGTTCACAGCAGCTTGGCGAACGGCTGCAGATGACGCCGGCCCAGATTCGCAAAGACCTGAGCTACTTCGGCAGGTTCGGCAAGCAGGGACGCGGCTACAGCATCGAATTCCTGCTCGAAGAGCTGAGGGATATCCTAGGACTGAACGGAGAGTGGCGCGCCTGTCTAATAGGCGTCGGACGCCTGGGGCGAGCCATCATAAACTACACTGGCTTTGCTCCCGAGGGGTTCACTATTGTCGCCGCATTTGACAGCTCAGACGTTCAGGTTGGCGCATCGGTTGGCGACCTGTCAGTCCAGCCGATGAGCAACCTCCCAAGAGTCGTTGACGAACTGGGAATATCCATCGGCATAGTTGCTGTCCCCGCCGTTG